In Dreissena polymorpha isolate Duluth1 chromosome 11, UMN_Dpol_1.0, whole genome shotgun sequence, the genomic window GGCGCAATATTACTAAAACATCATATAACATCTTATTTCTGTTAATTCgtcttgtttttataaaaaaatcttcatCCTTTAAAGTTCTTAGAATTGAAACAAATCTTTTTCACACACATTTATAAGCACAACAATGTTATCTTGTCATTTCGCCCCTTTATAAAACACACCAGTGAGGTCACAAAATACTAATGAATCAaagaaattaaaattttaaaaatccgTTTGCTTCCAAATCACGCGATAATACATTTGGAATTATATGCAGAACCAAGTACGAAATCATTCCAATATATTATACAACTGCACTACAATTGAATTATTTACCCCGCtctttataattataacaataatacagGCACTATAATCCCTAATTATAAATTGATGaaattatttattgctttaatgATTTAATGTCTAGTTATTCGTAAAGTAGTGGGatacataatttatattgaacgCAAGCAGTGTCATATGCTATGCATTTAAAGATCGAGCACATTTATCTGCCGTAATGCTGTTGTACACTCCATGAGAATCAACtcaaaacataaaaatgaacattttgtgaATACACGTCTAATTTggatatttaaacttaaaaatacactttgttttgaatttaaaaaaaaagcttaaGAAGAGGGTATAGAAAGACTCTGAATGAATGGAAATGGATTCCATGTACTTAGGTGCAGTCCCCTTAAACCTTACCTAAATTTACGCTACGAAACATATGGCCAATATGAACTATTGTAACGAATATCAAGAGCTCACTTTGATTTGGCAAGCAGATTTTTTagttattataaacatttttcaattttaatgttcATAAATGTTCATGTATTCGTTTGAAGAAGACACCTTTTCCGAGCAACTTAATTGTCAGAACTAATATTTACACTGTCTAACATAAAAAACAGTCTAATAAGAGCATCCTTCTTTTGCGTAACAATATCAAACAACCTGTAATAAATGTTTGATTTGTAGTAAAGGTTATAATTAAGTGGTTAATCGAAGGATCAGCCCCAAGTTGTATGAGATTAGGCAAGTATCCGGAAAACTTGATAGATGTAAGGGTATGCCAAGCAAGTCGTGATTGTACAGAACAGGGGACAAATAAGATaaaactttatacaaaaatatCGCTTTAACACGTTTTTAAACGAAACAACCAAAGCAACATTAAAGGAAACgctattttaaacatgttaagttcccaacaacattaaataaaatattgcaaataataCTTGAAGACTCATTGTTGACAAGAGAATTCCTGGCAGGCGGCTCCGGAGCATTTCCCAATTCATCATTGCGTTGAATGTTGGtatcacatacatttatttgctCAGCAACCTTCTGTTGCAGTGACGTTACCGTTACAATGGTGTTGCCTTAAGAAGATATTGCAGATAAACAAACATTCAACATAAATATGCTCCTACAAGCATTTAATACATGCGAGAATGTGTTTGCCAAAAGGAATAGGATAATACATTAAGATCTAAAAGTATTATAgagtatttgtgttatttaacCATTTGTACAGCACAGATCAGATCATACAGCTGAAATTGACTTAATCAGTTTGTATAAATGTGTGTTACAAAGCTAAAACATATTCTTACTGTTGATTGCTAACATATAAACAattgcttgttttatttgttgcGGTGTGTATTCTGACTGATCCAAAACCTTCTGGGCAGCTTCACTGACAAGGTTCTTATACAAAGTGTTGGATGACAGGTctgaaatataattacaatatctTTTTAACTGTATGTTTTATTACTATATTATAATAATGGTGTTACATGCCAATTATTAGTGTAATCTTTTAAAAAAGACACAACAAAAGTTCATTAGACAGCGTGCTTGACTTTTCTTCCACCTTGATTGTATAATGTTCCGTATCTGTATGTCAACTTATATAATGTACACAACGATACGTGAAATAGCATATCAGTAGTTCATgtacaatataaacaaacatttgataattaaCCAAACAAATGAGACCATGCATAGAAGATTTTTCCATTTCCCCAATTAagtaaaatgaatttaattaacTGTACAAGCATGGTCTGCATATAAGTAATACCCACCTACGTAAAGTTAATGGTTGGAAcctgttatgtatttttttatttaagtagaAGTGACCATGATTCGACTGGAACGAAAAGCGAACCAAACATACGTGTTCATGTAGGCTACCTAAACAACTGGAAAATACTTCCATCCAATGCAAAATTACTGAAAATTATCTTCCTCcaaatttaaatttaacagttaccttgaccttgacccaactggcctCAAATGCAACATGCTCAAGATAAGGCTTGTTGCAAACAAACGTTGACCTGAATTTTCTAAATACAAAGTAAAAGGTTTGATCAGAGATTTTGCAAGATGATCTCTTAAATTTCTATGCGATATCGCAAGTAGTTGCACGCAAACTTTAATCTACTTGTAATCTTTTACGCAAACCTTAATCGGGATTTATCAAGAACGAAAAGTTGCATGATCTTGCCAAACAGCTTATCACATTATTCTGTATTGGACAATGATTGTTCATAAAGATTTTGAACATatgtatgtacatttttatttctataagTGTAAAGAATATAGAAATATGGAGTAGTTACACGCAAATGTTAACCAGaatttctaagtacaaaaagggaGGGGGGATACACTTCTTCTAAATATCAAGTTAGAGTTAGTGAACTAAGTCAGTGaccttttcatgattttattaataGACACAcgtaaaaacaaatgtttcagattcgcatattttcgttgtagttatgatatttgtgagaaaactgttatactgaacatttacaatgctcttaaatatccattttatgcatattttggcaatttaacaacctgaaaattattaagcgtttcATCGCGAAGCGACTGAATAATCTGGAGAGTTCttttattgtcgttatattttgtgcttCTACAAGGATTGCtgacataaagtataaaatacatcactcattgaatgagaacggatggccgagggGTCTAAGAGATGGACTttcactccaggggtcagtgattcgagcctaGTTTAGGGTTACTGTTATTTCtcactttaattttattcttgttttttactggagctttgtagatacaatatttaaatttatcaatataaagcatttaatgacaaacttcaatacatgccaacagcAGTGAAAATGTACCTTTAAACGTGTAAGATGCTTCAATATAATATCTGTAGTAAAAATATTGATATGAAGATGTTGCATACTTACCTTAACCAAATCTCTCCCTTTTTAAGCATTCATTTGCTAATTTGCAGATCAGAGTTATGGAACTCGGTCAGTGACCTCAAACAATTAATTACAACCTacaaatatcttaagatttagCTGCATACTTGAAGTAGAAATGTGATATGGGGATGATGCAAGTATACCTAAaccattattttaatttaacaaagtgCAAAATTTGGAACTATTGCAGGTCAAAGTTATCAAACTTGGAAGTTTCCAACACACAATGAACCCAAGCACACGTGTGAAGTCTAAATTGAATAACATTGGTGGAAACGGTTATGAAAAGATGATGTATGTTTACCTTAATCATTTTTTAAGAACGAAAAGGGACATAACATAATGACACATGCGTGAAATGTAAAATCAATATCTGTAGTGGAAACAGTGATTCTGagatatttcatgtttaacttaAACAGAGAATTTCCCAAACGCAGATTTTGAAGCCGACATTTTAGACAGCATTATAGCTCGGACTTTTAACAAAGAGTCGAAAtaaatgataaacttcaatataacaattcaaaatataaacgTTTAATCTAATGTTCACGTTATAGAATATTATGAACAGTCTTCATAGAATTGCACTTATGGAAAATACATCATATGTAGAGAATGAATGGCAATATTTGTTAGACAAGTTATTATATCACCTGTTGAATATATTTGGATACAAATGAAAAATACGTAGTTAGAAAACTAAATCAAGTCATGAAGCAAATGTTTCACTCATTCACATTGATGTATTTGAACTAGTTATGCTTGTCAGAAATTGAAGTAATAATGTTGTTTTCGTCAATTTAAAATCAGATAAGccatataagtagtagtagtagtattattattattattattattattattattagtagtagtagtagtagtagtagtagtagtagtagatgttgtagaagtagtagtagtagtagtagtagtagtagtagtagtagtagtagtagtagtagtagtagtagtagatgttgtagaagtagtattagtagtagtattagtagtagtagtagtagtagtagtagtatatgttgtagaagtagtagtagtagtagtagtagtagtagtagtagtagtagtagtagtagtagtcgtagtagtagtagtagtagtagtagtagtagtagtagtagtagtagttgtagtagatgttatagaagtagtagtagtcgtcgtagtagtagtagtagtagtcgtcctagtcgtagtagtagaagtagtagtagtagtagtagtagtagccgtagtagttgccgtagtagtcgtcgtagtagtagtagtagtcgtagtagtagtagtagtagtagtagtagtagtagtagtagtagtcgtagaagtagtagtagtagtagtagtagtagtagatgttgtagacgtagtagtagtagtagtagaagtagtagtagtagtagtagtagtagtagcagtagtagtagtagtagtagtagtagtagtagtagtagtagtagtagtagtagtagtagtagtagcagcagcagtagtagtagtagtagtagtagtagtagtagtagtagtagtagtagtagtagtagtagtagaagtagtaatagtagtcgtaaaagtagtagtagtagtagttgtagcagtagtagtagtagtagtagtagtagtagtagtagtagtagtagaagtagtagtagtagtagtagtagtagtagttgttgttgttgttgttgttgttgttgttgtagtagcagttgtagaagtagtaggagtaagtagtagtagtagtagtagaagtactaatagtagtagctgctgttgtagttgttgtagttgttgtatcagtagcagcagcaggcgtagtagtagtaatagtagtagtagtagtagtagcagtagtagtagtagtagtagtagttatagtagtagtagaagtagtagtagtattagtagtaaaagtagtagaagtagtagtagtagtagtagaagtagtagtagtagtagtagtagtagtagtagtagtagtagtagtagtagtagtagtagtagtagtagtagtagtagtagtagtagtagtagaagtagtaatagtagtcgtaaaagtagtagtagtagtagtagttgtagtagtagtagtagtagtagtagtagtagtagtagtagtagttatagtagtagtagtagttgttgttgttgttgttgttgtatttgtagttgtggtagtagaagtagtggtagtagtagtagtagtagtagtagtagtagtagtagtagtagtagtagcagtagtagtagtagtagtagttgtagtagtagtagtagtattagtaaaagtagaagaagtcgtagtagtagtagtagttgtagttgtagaagtagtaaaaaATTGCAAACTTGATCAATCATTTTACAAATAGAAGAATTAAAATTTTACCCGTGTCAACCAGTTGCTCAACCTAAAATATAAAGACACATTTAAATAGAGGACGAAAAGGCGAAGATAGAAAAAGCACAAGCAATGCACGAATGCTCAAGTTACATATTTCCTTGGAGCTTACCACTCATCCGGCATCTTGACGCACGTATACATGTAAATTAATGGCTTGTATGTGCATTGTTGTACTGAATAGCACTATGGACCTATAAGCTTTGTTCAATTACATTTACACACAGTTGGCTCGTCAGTGTTGGACATAAATTGCAGTGTTGGACATgaatatattacatgttttaccCAAACACAAGTCTTTCAGACACATCACTTTTACATGTCTGGACACAAATGAAATCATTAGTCTGCActgaaaagaaacatattttcctAAATGACCAAATGCAACTTGTTTACCGCAAGTTGAACAAGATCCACGAAGTTCTGGCCTTTCTTCTGTATGAGGAAAGTGCGGTTCTGTGACCAGCGTGCATGCTCCACCCACATGTCGTCCTCTTTGTCCCAGTGCCTCAATCCTGTAAGAAACATTGTACTGCAATCATAACACATTGAATTGCATTCATATCTCAATGTTGTATACAGACATAATGCCGGTTATTTTTTGGTTGACTTTTCGCTTTGATATTGTATTATTAAGTCGTTTTTTACTATAGCTGCGCCTGTAAATAGATTGGGTTTCAACAACACACTTATTCGTTGAAAGAAATTCGAAGTTGATATTCTTAACCGAAAACCCAGTTCACTTGCAGCTGTTTCCGACACCGGAAAGTTTCCTTAGCAAATAATTGTACGTACATCGTCgtaagtcataaacattcataatATGCTTATGTTTGATTACAGCTGAATAAAACGTATATGCATATGAGCTGTTCACGTGAATTGCTATTCATGCATTGGTACATATTGCTTTACATGCACAAATACATGTCAACATTATCGTGTTAGACCAATAAGCGACATCGATTTGGCTATGAAATCTATGAGGTAGGCTTAAAAATTTATTGTTGCTTTTTTCAacgcaattttatttcaaaattgcaaacttatacataaataatatgaaACGTTACGCAGTAATGTAATCCAGTCAGAGATGTGAATACTGTTTACAACTCTTaagtaatataaatacattttggaAAATTTCTAGAAGAAAGTATTAATTTTCTTGTATGTAATACGCTCTTAAGGGTTGAATGTAAGCTTAAATTATGACAATTGTTAGTCTTTGATTGATATTATTGAACGTTTAACGATACATTGTCTTCAATACTTTTCAAAGCATCACGTTTTAACGATCTTAAAAGAGCAAGCAACAATATAGTATGTTGACATAAACATAATCTGCTTTTTAGTATCTGCATTACACCCTAAGCAAACCATAActccataaaaacaaaacatttggtCTGGTACACTTGATGATCAGTAAAGAGAAAGTTCATTGTATAGCACATTTTCCTGCCTCTTTTTTTCTCGGAATCTcatttaatataacaattaagtATATATGACTTGTTCAAATATTCAATAATGATCATAAGTTTTTGTCGGAATATACTAGGTTAGCATGGTAATGAATCGAATGCTCAATCTCGCAATTCTGGGATTACTTGCGGGAAAATACTTATTACCGACACgcctaatgttttgttttttgttttctaacTCAAGCGAAATATTCTTGCGGCGGTAAAATAAAACTTGCCAACTGTCTCTTTTGATATGCATATTTtccaataatttaatataattataatgcaaaAAAGCTAGTTACTTTGTATAAAAAGTTTTCGTTAGAATCGCTTTAGACATCCCATATTAGAGCGATTTACCCTCTGGATACAACAAAAACTAATTTTAATGAACAATGGTTTTGCTTTGATATAAAGGTAAGCTCCCAGCTCTGTTTCTGGTTTTATTTGCATATATCTAGGACTTCCAAAACATCGGTTATTAATGCCTTGAAGAAtacatataaaatgttttttggaCATGTTTGCTTAACATTACGATTATATTTGTGGTTGTTTTGCTTGAAATTGCGATTAACTTTTCGGATTTGCTCACTAGTGCTATTAATATTTTGCGTTGCCTGTCAGCGACTTAAAATAAGGGAGGTCATTGGGAATTATCATACCCGATTTAGTTTTGTGCTCGTATTTTCTTCATACGCCACTATATAATTATCCTTCTTTAAAATTTTGATCATACGGCTCAACTTTTCCGACTTTAAAATTGGTtggtttaattattaataatgagCAGTCTAATTATATGATCTCTAACACTTTTTCTAGTCGTTTTTATTGATGTAAAAGAGATATAAAAAAATGTAACGGTATTCTGCGTTTTATtcgaaatgtatttaattattgtaaCGTTATTCCGTTACAAATTCATACACTAAAATAATTACCTATCCCGCAGAAAAAGCAACGGACGCAATCTCCGAGGCCTAAAACAAATGATAATGGACTGATTAAACTTGCAAAATCATTATGAATTTGTGTTGTTCACATTAACAAATTAATCATTTATAGAAATATAATAACGTATGACAGAAATCTAAATGAAAACATATCAATTCAAATCTTCTGCAAAATATGTAAATTTGAAATAGGTAATCAATTATCATTAGTACTTAGACATTACAGTATACCTGTGAAAAAGAAACCGCCATCTGTCAGTTGTACAGGAGAATATTTTGATGTGTTGGGCCAATTGCCAGTGAAGGACTGTTCTCTCACTGATTTGATAGCCATGTGCGGGTGTTTTGGTATCGCCATTTGGACTCcttaaattatttcaattaacGAGTAAAATTACATCAACCATAACATCAACATCttcttatttaagaaataaacacTGTCAAAATCATACTACAGCATTTCAATAATTTCGCTCCGACACTTACCAAGGCTCTTTCTGTGACTGTTCTTAATATCTGCTCCTGGGCTTTGGGGTTGTACGCAGTCAGGAatcatatatatacatgcaaCATTCTTCCTTAATGGTCCATCAGCAATGGCTGGAACATTGTGCTCACTGTTGTTTATGATAAATTTGGATCTTGGATTAATTCTTATATGAACCACCATCGGATCATCTGCCTCCACCCATCCATATCGACGTACTTCACAGCAATAGCAAACAACGCCATCACCATCAGAAGCGTAGTAGAATCCTGCAGCTGCGTATTTTGTCAGAAAGGGTTTGTTATATTTCGGGTAGGTTCTGAAGGTACATATGCGTAGCAGTTCATACCTCATAGTTACCTGAGATCTTGGTGACTTCCCTTCCGCTATCTGGTTGACAATTATGGACAACGGTTCAAATCGTTCAATGTAAAACACGGGAATTACATCAAGTTTTGGTATTGGAAATTCTGAGAAAATCAACccgatgttttttttaacaggcATTTGAGATAAATTTAGCTTCAAACAGCTTGATTCATATTTGAGATAACACAGACTTCCATCAATACCTTCTACATTTTCAGACGGGATTGGGGCTACCGTAAGCCTCAACTTTTTCGATTTTCCGACATAATCTGAAAATTAGAGAAACACATGCACTTCTTTTAAGACCTTCATTTAAGCTTGGTTACATCTTAAACGTATTGAGACACTTTC contains:
- the LOC127850395 gene encoding uncharacterized protein LOC127850395 isoform X1, translating into MGSDADVHKRLNTNTRVEKLNELLKKRQIKGRLRTTLSELPKDVLGDIELLADGHESAKIPDFLQQLVTKEKFLHLQLLLENVGLTEVAYQVFTLAEVSDQIHLRRITAPGVFYRSTKSQVLVLVLNQTCVAGKDLDRVHEWLLGYTVVKANIWAMKNVVNLRTSTVENPDGSLSTSNELHLTTEVSTYKQLCINISTYESSSRLFNPDEEMHSHQTTVYNFEAKLMDGIGKISEDCHKAHFDSTELQLTHAVKKYTYQADLEQSTQVLDYVGKSKKLRLTVAPIPSENVEGIDGSLCYLKYESSCLKLNLSQMPVKKNIGLIFSEFPIPKLDVIPVFYIERFEPLSIIVNQIAEGKSPRSQVTMRYELLRICTFRTYPKYNKPFLTKYAAAGFYYASDGDGVVCYCCEVRRYGWVEADDPMVVHIRINPRSKFIINNSEHNVPAIADGPLRKNVACIYMIPDCVQPQSPGADIKNSHRKSLGVQMAIPKHPHMAIKSVREQSFTGNWPNTSKYSPVQLTDGGFFFTGLGDCVRCFFCGIGLRHWDKEDDMWVEHARWSQNRTFLIQKKGQNFVDLVQLAVEQLVDTDLSSNTLYKNLVSEAAQKVLDQSEYTPQQIKQAIVYMLAINSNTIVTVTSLQQKVAEQINVCDTNIQRNDELGNAPEPPARNSLVNNESSTAVGGHSTMNEISDLKDPEDIKQENEKLKEQSFCKVCLDDIVSIVFLPCGHLVTCADCAPALRKCPICRADIKGTVRTLMK
- the LOC127850395 gene encoding E3 ubiquitin-protein ligase XIAP-like isoform X2, with translation MGSDADVHKRLNTNTRVEKLNELLKKRQIKGRLRTTLSELPKDVLGDIELLADGHESAKIPDFLQQLVTKEKFLHLQLLLENVGLTEVAYQVFTLAEVSDQIHLRRITAPGVFYRSTKSQVLVLVLNQTCVAGKDLDRVHEWLLGYTVVKANIWAMKNVVNLRTSTVENPDGSLSTSNELHLTTEVSTYKQLCINISTYESSSRLFNPDEEMHSHQTTVYNFEAKLMDGIGKISEDCHKAHFDSTELQLTHAVKKYTYQADLEQSTQVLDYVGKSKKLRLTVAPIPSENVEGIDGSLCYLKYESSCLKLNLSQMPVKKNIGLIFSEFPIPKLDVIPVFYIERFEPLSIIVNQIAEGKSPRSQVTMRYELLRICTFRTYPKYNKPFLTKYAAAGFYYASDGDGVVCYCCEVRRYGWVEADDPMVVHIRINPRSKFIINNSEHNVPAIADGPLRKNVACIYMIPDCVQPQSPGADIKNSHRKSLGVQMAIPKHPHMAIKSVREQSFTGNWPNTSKYSPVQLTDGGFFFTGLGDCVRCFFCGIGLRHWDKEDDMWVEHARWSQNRTFLIQKKGQNFVDLVQLAVEQLVDTDLSSNTLYKNLVSEAAQKVLDQSEYTPQQIKQAIVYMLAINSNTIVTVTSLQQKVAEQINVCDTNIQRNDELGNAPEPPARNSLVNNESSIGGHSTMNEISDLKDPEDIKQENEKLKEQSFCKVCLDDIVSIVFLPCGHLVTCADCAPALRKCPICRADIKGTVRTLMK
- the LOC127850395 gene encoding uncharacterized protein LOC127850395 isoform X3; protein product: MGSDADVHKRLNTNTRVEKLNELLKKRQIKGRLRTTLSELPKDVLGDIELLADGHESAKIPDFLQQLVTKEKFLHLQLLLENVGLTEVAYQVFTLAEVSDQIHLRRITAPGVFYRSTKSQVLVLVLNQTCVAGKDLDRVHEWLLGYTVVKANIWAMKNVVNLRTSTVENPDGSLSTSNELHLTTEVSTYKQLCINISTYESSSRLFNPDEEMHSHQTTVYNFEAKLMDGIGKISEDCHKAHFDSTELQLTHAVKKYTYQADLEQSTQVLDYVGKSKKLRLTVAPIPSENVEGIDGSLCYLKYESSCLKLNLSQMPVKKNIGLIFSEFPIPKLDVIPVFYIERFEPLSIIVNQIAEGKSPRSQVTMRYELLRICTFRTYPKYNKPFLTKYAAAGFYYASDGDGVVCYCCEVRRYGWVEADDPMVVHIRINPRSKFIINNSEHNVPAIADGPLRKNVACIYMIPDCVQPQSPGADIKNSHRKSLGVQMAIPKHPHMAIKSVREQSFTGNWPNTSKYSPVQLTDGGFFFTGLGDCVRCFFCGIGLRHWDKEDDMWVEHARWSQNRTFLIQKKGQNFVDLVQLATCHPTLCIRTLSVKLPRRFWISQNTHRNK